In Thunnus albacares chromosome 10, fThuAlb1.1, whole genome shotgun sequence, a single window of DNA contains:
- the sesn4 gene encoding sestrin-3, with translation MIICTNKMEYPLRTQRQRVQKQVMVNGERERVSLLFTKALVSRGSVDAVSQQMASHPQYLESFLRTQHYILHMDGPLPLPYRHYIAIMAAARHHCNYLVYLHSAQFLRVGGDPLWLQGLEAAPPRLRLLDHINKVLAHQPWLTACSHIQSLLKSGEQCWSLAELVQAVVILAHCHSLCSFVFGSDTDSDFAPLSKSPNGTPPTFCPFDAANGNTNVPQSLAAPSEHITRRRSLDSSCDMVCLKERIQKSQEEREKREERLLQTQTLQQTDMEEEEEMICFSDPSCFITDPDFCYQEFARREEDHFQVFRVQDYSWEDHGFSLVNRLYSDIGHLLDDRFRSVTTLPSLHSPDLKRAIWNYIHCVLGIRYDDYDYGEVNQLLERDLKLYIKAVTCFPDATKTPVCPLSWALLKPSERIHVNLLIMEARLQAELLYALRAITQYMIA, from the exons GTGATGGTGAATGGTGAGAGGGAGCGAGTGTCACTGCTGTTCACGAAGGCTCTGGTCAGCAGGGGGAGTGTGGACGCCGTGTCCCAGCAGATGGCCTCTCACCCTCAGTACTTGGAGAGCTTCCTGCGCACACAGCACTACATCCTGCACATGGACGGTCCCCTGCCGCTGCCCTACCGCCATTATATCGCCATCATG GCTGCTGCACGACATCACTGCAACTACCTGGTGTATCTACACTCCGCCCAGTTTCTGAGGGTGGGTGGGGACCCTCTGTGGTTGCAGGGTTTGGAGGCAGCACCCCCCCGCCTTCGCCTCCTTGACCACATCAACAAGGTGCTGGCCCACCAACCCTGGCTCACCGCCTGCTCACACATCCAG TCTCTGCTGAAGTCGGGCGAGCAGTGCTGGTCGCTGGCTGAGCTGGTGCAGGCCGTGGTGATCCTGGCTCACTGCCACTCCCTCTGCAGCTTTGTGTTTGGATCCGACACAGACTCAGACTTTGCCCCCCTCTCCAAATCTCCTAACGGTACCCCGCCGACCTTCTGCCCCTTTGATGCTGCCAACGGCAACACCAACGTGCCTCAGTCGCTCGCCGCTCCCTCTGAGCACATAACACGACGACGG TCTCTGGACTCCAGTTGTGACATGGTGTGTCTGAAGGAGAGGATTCAGAAGTCTCAGGAGGAgcgagagaagagagaagagcgCCTGCTGCAGACCCAAACACTCCAACAAACAG atatggaagaagaggaggagatgataTGTTTTTCGGACCCGTCGTGTTTTATCACAGACCCTGACTTTTGCTATCAGGAGTTTGCCCGGAGGGAGGAGGACCACTTCCAAGTATTTAGAGTTCAG GACTATTCATGGGAGGACCACGGCTTCTCCTTAGTCAACAGATTGTATTCGGACATCGGGCACCTGCTTGATGACCGATTTCGGAGTGTGACCACCCTCCCGTCATTGCACAGCCCCGACCTGAAGAGGGCCATCTGGAATTACATCCATTGTGTGTTAGGAATACG gtatgatgattatgattatgGAGAAGTGAACCAGTTGCTGGAGCGGGATTTGAAGCTGTACATTAAGGCGGTGACCTGTTTTCCGGATGCCACCAAAACTCCAGTGTGTCCTTTGAGTTGGGCTCTACTTAAACCTTCAGAACGG aTACACGTGAACTTACTAATCATGGAGGCCCGGCTGCAGGCGGAGCTTCTCTACGCCCTGAGAGCCATCACTCAGTACATGATTGCCTAA
- the foxo4 gene encoding forkhead box protein O4, with protein MEESSVPPIDPDFEPQSRPRSCTWPLPRPDISAVKPEGADGTESAAGTPPADEDKPEPQQITSEPEKAAAAAEGGVVAGVGGAGATPRKGSSRRNAWGNQSYADLISQAIENSPEKRLTLAQIYEWMVKTVPYFRDKGDSNSSAGWKNSIRHNLSLHNKFLRVHNESTGKSSWWMLNPEGGKTGKAPRRRAASMDNSSKLLKSRMRAKQTKKQAGAAGLGGAGGALQGDGSTGSAGADSPNSSQQFPKWGVNSSSPSSRGSLDDTDMWTTFRPRTSSNASTLSGRLSPIAPGQEDDDNLPEDGLLGRYTASSLTPTLTETLMEELDLIDGLTLMTGQQGGASPSTAPPAPPTPLPSASTLLPRGSSFSSFHQLQPSSLPQPPTHTGTQASVSQCGPSSKEPSTFSNSLFNPMSSSGSRGSSHYSTHVPSSLEALLTSDSPPPSDVMMTQVDPLMPSPGGVGLMGLGSSVVGVRSKPNQLLMGKGLEPNAVAPMALQAQMQPQQHHLHHQQHQQPQQPQQQQHQQHQQHQHHSQMGLGMILSGMSQDPSQLSALKAQHATVPAVGPHHGVASANPGASLQGMAQFGAPSCFQTGQDRLPTDLDIDMFTENLDCDVDYIINSDLMDGDGIDFNFDPILPGGQGYAGPATTQGSAHNWVPS; from the exons ATGGAGGAGTCCTCGGTGCCCCCAATTGACCCAGATTTCGAGCCGCAGAGCAGACCCCGGTCCTGCACGTGGCCGCTCCCTAGACCCGACATCTCGGCTGTCAAACCGGAGGGGGCGGACGGCACCGAATCCGCGGCCGGGACCCCGCCCGCCGACGAGGACAAGCCCGAGCCGCAGCAAATCACGTCCGAGCCCGAGaaggcggcggcggcggccgAGGGCGGGGTCGTGGCCGGCGTGGGCGGAGCCGGAGCGACACCCCGCAAGGGATCATCTCGACGCAACGCGTGGGGGAACCAGAGCTACGCGGATCTGATTAGCCAGGCCATCGAGAACTCACCTGAGAAGAGGCTGACTCTGGCGCAGATCTATGAGTGGATGGTGAAGACAGTGCCGTACTTCAGAGACAAAGGGGACAGCAACAGCTCAGCTGGTTGGAAG AATTCAATCCGCCACAACCTATCACTCCACAACAAGTTCTTGAGGGTACACAATGAATCAACAGGCAAGAGCTCCTGGTGGATGCTCAACCCGGAGGGAGGAAAAACCGGGAAAGCTCCTCGCCGCCGGGCCGCCTCCATGGACAACAGCAGCAAGCTGCTGAAGAGCCGCATGAGGGCCAAGCAGACCAAGAAGCAGGCGGGGGCAGCAGGCCTCGGGGGTGCCGGCGGGGCGCTGCAGGGTGACGGCAGCACGGGTTCAGCTGGTGCAGACAGCCCTAATTCGTCTCAGCAGTTTCCCAAGTGGGgggtcaacagcagcagcccCTCGTCCCGCGGCAGTCTGGACGACACCGACATGTGGACTACCTTCCGCCCACGCACAAGCTCTAATGCCAGCACCCTGAGCGGACGTCTGTCCCCCATCGCTCCGGGTCAGGAGGACGACGACAACCTGCCTGAGGACGGGCTGCTGGGAAGATACACTGCCAGCAGCTTAACCCCAACCCTCACCGAGACCCTCATGGAGGAGCTGGATCTGATCGACGGCCTGACTCTGATGACCGGGCAGCAGGGAGGGGCCAGTCCCAGCACAGCCCCGCCAGCACCTCCAACCCCACTGCCCTCTGCCTCCACCCTGCTGCCTCgtggctccagcttctcctcctTCCATCAGCTGCAACCCTCCAGCCTCCCGCAGCCCCCCACTCACACCGGGACCCAGGCCTCTGTCTCGCAGTGCGGACCCAGCAGCAAAGAGCCGTCGACTTTCAGCAACTCCCTCTTCAACCCCATGTCCAGCTCCGGCTCTCGTGGGAGCAGCCACTACAGCACCCACGTGCCTTCCAGCCTGGAGGCGCTGCTCACCTCCGACTCCCCTCCCCCGAGTGATGTCATGATGACCCAGGTGGATCCTCTCATGCCCAGTCCCGGAGGGGTGGGCTTGATGGGCCTGGGCTCATCCGTGGTGGGCGTGAGGTCCAAACCTAATCAGCTGCTGATGGGTAAAGGCCTCGAGCCAAACGCGGTGGCACCGATGGCGCTGCAGGCTCAGATGCAGCCGCAGCAGCACCACCTtcaccaccagcagcaccagcagcctcagcagccgcaacaacagcaacaccaGCAACACCAGCAACACCAGCATCACTCTCAGATGGGGTTGGGGATGATCCTCTCAGGTATGTCTCAGGACCCGtcacagctctctgctctcaaAGCCCAGCATGCCACAGTGCCGGCCGTGGGCCCCCACCACGGAGTCGCCTCCGCCAATCCCGGCGCGAGCCTGCAGGGGATGGCTCAGTTCGGCGCTCCGTCCTGTTTCCAGACCGGTCAGGACCGCCTGCCCACAGACTTGGACATTGACATGTTCACTGAAAACCTGGATTGTGACGTGGACTACATCATCAACAGTGACCTCATGGACGGAGATGGCATTGATTTCAACTTTGACCCCATACTGCCTGGAGGCCAAGGCTACGCCGGCCCGGCCACCACACAGGGCTCCGCTCACAACTGGGTGCCGAGCTAA